From a single Loxodonta africana isolate mLoxAfr1 chromosome 9, mLoxAfr1.hap2, whole genome shotgun sequence genomic region:
- the TMEM252 gene encoding transmembrane protein 252, producing the protein MWHRTSLVPCALTILTGFLVICLGAFFISSGSSFNCRGNLIMAYLLLPLGFVILLSGIFWSIYRQARKSTRMLRQHLAQGHLALATVDRPDFYPPAYEESLDADKQTCGAGGAASEIPSPLYTEVDLDVSGEIEAQPEAPPPYEESVTDIEAAAMSLGAEGHSQGCQRQGRSRCDAPSPGSAAADELGQGAMGREAGSVVCTGAALGALWDSCDTSQMCWDVAGQVGPGGGGSTLCTVI; encoded by the exons atgtggcacaggaccagtctgGTTCCCTGTGCCCTCACGATCCTCACAGGCTTCCTGGTCATCTGCCTGGGGGCCTTCTTCATCTCTTCAGGCTCCTCATTCAACTGCCGAGGGAACCTGATTATGGCCTATCTGCTCCTGCCTTTGGGCTTTGTGATCCTGCTGAGTGGAATTTTCTGGAGCATCTACCGCCAGGCAAGAAAAAGCACAAGGATGCTCAGACAACACCTTGCTCAGGGGCACCTGGCCCTGGCCACGGTGGACAG GCCAGATTTCTACCCTCCGGCCTATGAAGAGAGCCTTGATGCGGACAAGCAGACCTGTGGCGCCGGGGGAGCAGCCTCTGAGATCCCCTCACCACTGTATACTGAGGTGGACCTTGATGTCAGCGGGGAAATCGAGGCCCAGCCAGAGGCCCCTCCACCCTATGAAGAATCTGTAACAGACATAGAGGCCGCAGCCATGTCCCTGGGTGCTGAGGGGCACAGTCAGGGATGCCAAAGGCAGGGAAGGTCCCGCTGTGATGCACCTTCACCGGGATCAGCTGCTGCTGATGAACTCGGTCAAGGGGCCATGGGAAGAGAGGCTGGGTCAGTGGTCTGCACTGGAGCAGCCTTGGGGGCACTCTGGGACAGCTGTGACACTTCACAGATGTGCTGGGATGTGGCCGGGCAGGTGGGCCCTGGAGGGGGAGGATCAACACTCTGCACAGTCATTTAA